The stretch of DNA CGTGGCAGGGCTCCTCACTGCCGCGGGAACGTCCGACGGCGTGTGCCCGGCACCTGAGGGCGCGTCCAGTTCCGCGGCCGTCAAAACGTCCTTGGCTTTCTGCGACTGCAGCCGGCGGGATGACAGTGACGGTGCGGCGTTGATCAGGCGCTTCGTGTAAGGGTGCTGTGGGTTGCGCAGGATCTCCAGCGCGGGGCCCGATTCAACCACCTGACCCTTGTACATGACCACAAGCTTCTCTGCCCGCTCCGCGGCTAGGCCCAGATCGTGGGTGATCAGCAGCACGGCCGTGCCAAGCTCGGTGGTCATCCGGTCAAGATGGTCAAGGATCTGCCGCTGCACTGTCACATCCAGTGCAGACGTTGGCTCGTCAGCGATGAGCAGTCGCGGCCGGCAGGCTAGGCCGATCGCGATCAGCGCACGCTGGCGCATGCCACCGGAGAACTCGTGCGGGTACTGCTTGGCGCGGACGGCAGCATCTGGTAGGCCAGCCTCAGAGAGAACCTCGGCGACACGTTCCTTGTGGTTGGCGCCAGCTAGTCCGTTGGCCTTAAGCGTCTCCTTGACCTGGAAGCCGATCTTCCACACCGGGTTCAGGTTGGACATCGGGTCCTGGGNGACCATTCCAATCGAGTTTCCACGGAGTTCAACAATCCGCTTCTCGCTGGCATGGGCAATGTCCTCGCCGTCAAAGATGATCTGCCCGCCGCTGACGCGGCCGTTGCTGGGCANAAGACCGATGGCAGCTAGCGCAGTGGTGGACTTACCCGAACCAGATTCACCCACAATTGCCACGGTTTCTCCGGGCATGATGGTCAGGTGCGCATTGCGGACCGCGTAGACCAGTCCGTTCTGTGTATCGAAGGTGATGGCCAGATCTTTTATTTCCAGCAACGGGATGTCATCGGNTGTTTTGGCGGGGTTGTTCACACTCATGCCCTTTTCGTAGTTTGACATGGGGTTACCTCTTCCTTGCCTTGGGATCGAGGGCATCTCTCAGGGCATCGCCGAGCATGATGAAACTCAAGACCGTGATGGACAGGGCCAATGCGGGCCACAGCAGAACGGACGGGTTGTTGCGCACCTGCGGCTGAGCGGAGGCAATGTCATTACCCCAGGACATGACGGAGAACGGCAGCCCAATACCCAGGAAGGACAAAGTGGCCTCGGCAACAATGAATGTTCCGAGCGAGATGCTGGCCACCACAATAATGGGAGCCAGTGAGTTCGGGAGCACGTGGCGCATCAGGGCCTTGAAACNGGAAAGCCCCAGTGCCTTGGCTGCCATCACAAAATCCGCGTTGCGGTTTTCAATAACCGCGCCACGGGTGATGCGGGCAATCTGTGGCCAACCGAAGATGACCAGCACCAGAACCACTGTCCACACGCTGCGATTCTCCCGGAAAGCCGGCAGCTGCATCATGACGATGGAGCCTAGGATCAACGGCAGTGCGAAGAAGATGTCGCCCAAGCGTGCCAGGATAACGTCAATCCAGCCACCGTAGTATCCGGCCAGTGCGCCCATCACACCGCCGATGACCAACACGCCAAAGGTAGTAAACACGCCCACCTCAAGAGAGGCCCNGGTGCCATAGATCACGCGTGAGTAGACGTCACAGCCCTGGAGCGTGAAGCCCAGGGNGTGACCGGCGCGTGCGCCTTCGGCTGAGTTGGCCAAATCACAGCTGGTGGGGTTCACGCTGGTAAACAGCTGAGGGAAGATCGCCACCACCAGCACCAGCAGGATCAGCAATACGGAAATGATGAACAATGGCTGTCGCCGCAGGTTGCGCCAGGCTTCTGCCCAGAGGCTCAACGGGGCTGCGGTTACATCGACGTTGTCCACGGCGGCTANGGNGGTCTCCTCCAGCGGTGCCACATAGTGCTCAATGACGCGGCTGGAGACCTTTCCCTGCCGCGCGGGCGGGATTGCCGCCTGGGAAGTCTCGGTATTAGGTGTCAGGTTCTCAGACATAGCGAATCCTTGGGTCGAGCCAGGCGTACAAGAGGTCCACGACGAGGTTGGCCACCACAAACACAATGACCAGAATGCCGACCACCGCCACGACGGTGGGGTCTNNCCCGTTCAGGATGGCCTTGTAGAGCAGGTTGCCTACTCCGGGGACGTTGAAAATACCTTCGGTGACGATGGCACCGCCCATGAGCGCACCCAAGTCGGCACCGAGGAAGGTCACCACGGGGATCAGAGAGTTTCGCAGAATGTGCACTAACACCACTCGGCGGCGGCTGAGCCCNTTGGCCGTTGCGGTACGCACATAATCTGCGTTCATGTTCTCGCTGATGGAGGCACGGGTGAGTCTGATGACGTAGGCAAGGGAAACAAGTCCCAACACCAGCGCCGGAAGAACAAGCTCACTCCACGGTGCTGAGCCACTGACTGTTGGCTTCGCCCAGCCGAGTTGGACACCCACCACGAGCTGCAAGACGAATCCCAAGACGAACGTGGGCACTGCAATGACGACGAGCGAGGCTACCAGGACGGTGCTATCGAACAGCTTGCCTTTGCGCAGACCGGCAATAACGCCGAAGCAAATACCGAAGATGGACTCAAAGGCTAAGGCCATGATGGCAAGCCGCGCGGTGACAGGGTAGGCGCGGCCAATCACGGCTGCCACCTCCTGGCCGGAGAAGGTCTGTCCCAGGTTGAGCGTGACTAGGTTCTTCAGGTACAGCCCGTATTGGATCCAGAAAGGTTGGTCAAGGTTGTATTGGGCCCGGAGTGCGGCTTCGACGGCCGGTGCCATCGGCTTGCCGCCGGACAGTGCGGCGATGGGATCGCCGGGAGTTGCGAAGACAAGGAAATACACCAGCAGCGTTGCCCCGAANAAGACGGGAATCAGCTGTAGGAAACGGCGGAGCGTGAACATGACCATTACGGTGTCACCACTCCCCGGATCCTAAATCGCGATTCGTTCATGAAATTACCTGTTCAGTAGTTGTCAGTACAGGATACGTGCGGGATCTGGCCGCAGTCCGCTGTACGGAAAGTAACACATATACGTGCCCAAAGCACACAAAGGGAACCCGGCGCCAGGCCGGGTCCCCTGGTGTGGTGCTACATGCTCGGTCCTAGTATCTGTATTTACTTGGCCGTGATGTCATAGTAGAGCGGCACGCCGTTCCAGCCGAACTGGACCGTGTTGACGTTATTGCTCCACACGCCCTGGACTGCCTGGTACCACAGGGGCACAACCGGCAGGTCCTTGAGCAGAATTTCCTGTGCATTGTTGAAGATCTTGTTACCGTCTTCAACAGTCTTGGCCGAAAGGCCTTCCTTCAACTTGGCGTCNNAGAAGGCGGGGTTGGAGTAGTCACCGTCATTGGAGCCTGCACCGGTGCCGTACAGCGGCCCGAGGAAGTTGTACAGCGACGGGTAATCTGCCTGCCAACCGGCACGTGAGGCACCGGTGAGCTTCTTCTTATTAACCAGGTCGCGCATTTCCTTGAACGTGGCAATCGGGTTCAGCTCAGCTTTGATGCCCAGGTTCGTGGCGATCTGGTTGGCCATGGCAGTGATGTATTCCTTGTTGCCAGCACCATCAATGTTGGAGGTGATGGTAAAGACCTTGCCTGCTGGCCACGGGCTGATAGCATCAGCCTTCGTCCACAGGTCCTTGGCCTTGGCTGCGTCGAACTTCAGGACATCACTGCCGGGGAGGTTGGCATCGTAGCCATCCAGCACGGGCGAAGTGAAGTCGGCGGCGGTCTGCTTGTTGCCGTAGAAGATCTTATCGATGATCTGCTGGCGGTCGATGGCCATGGAGATCGCTGCACGGCGCATCTGCCCGGCCTCACCCTGGAACTCAGGTAGGTAGCTGGGGATCGTCATGGTCGCGTTTCCGGCGTATGCCTGGTTGACAAAGCGGTCCTTGAAGTCCGTCTTGAAGTTCTGCAGGCCGCTCGGAGGAACCTGGTCCAGCACATCCAAGTTATCCGACTGCACATCCGTGTAGGCCGCATCCGTGCTGTTGTACAGCTTGAATGTCACGCCACCGTTCTTAGCCTTGCGCGGTCCATTGTACTTCTCGTTCACAACCAGCTTGACAGCAACGTTGTGCTCCCAGCCACCGGAAGCCAGCTTGTACGGGCCGTTGCCAACGGGGTCCTGGCCGAAGGCGGCCGGATCCTTGTACGCAGCCTCGGGCAGCGGGTAGAAAGCGGTGTAGCCAAGACGTAGCGGGAAGTCAGATTCCGGCGCTGCAAGCTCCACCGTGAAGGTCTGGTCATCCACGACCTTGAGGCCGTCCATCTTGACGAGGGTTGAGTTCTCGGCGCTGACGGCGTCGTAGCCCTTGATGGATTCGAAGAAGTAGCTGTTCAGCTGTGCGTTCTTGGCGGCTGCACCGAAGTTCCAAGCATCCACGAAGTTCTGGGCCGTGATCGGGGAACCATCACTGAACGTCTCACCGGACTTGATCTTGATGGTGTAGTTCTGGGAGTCCGTGGTCTTGATGGAGTCAGCCAGTTCATTCTGAATGGCACCCTTGACGTCATAGCTGACCAGGCCGGTGAAGATCAGGTCCATGACTCGTCCGCCACCAACTTCGTTGGTGTTGGCGGGGAGCAGGCCGTTCTGCGGCTCGGTGCTATTGGCCGTGACTACTTTGGATGTGTCCCCACCGGTGCTGCCACCCTCTGTGGTCCCACTGCATGCTGTGAGGGCCATGGCCATGATTGCCACTACACCCAGCGCTTTGGACGTTCTTGTGAAACGCATTCCGCCTCCTTGATTTGAGATTGATGGGAACCAGGACCTCAGCATTGCTGAATTGTGAGGATCACCATTGACCCACTTGTGCCCTAGCTCATAGTTCTCAATGCTAGCCCCAAACACTACTTGCCAGTAATCCAGAACACCTTGGCGGGATTTCTTTACCGATTTGAAACATTGGTAACGAAAAGCCTGCCCCAGCATTTGCTGGGACAGGCTTTATGCGTTGGTGGCCCACAACCCGAGGGCCCCGCCGACGAGTTCACGAGCGGCGGGAGGGTTGGTGGGCCCACGACCGAGGGCCCCGCCGACGAGTTCACGAGCGGCGGGAGGGGTTGGGGATTATGCTTTGCGCGGCTACGGAATGCCTTGGCGCGGTCGCCGGCGTTCAGAATCAGCTTGCGGATACGGATTGCTTCCGNGGTAACCTCAACACACTCGTCTTCGCGAGCGAATTCGAGGGACTCTTCAAGGGTCAGGTTGCGCGGCGGGGTCATGTTCTCGAAGGTGTCCGAGGAAGCTGCACGCATGTTGGTGAGCTGCTTTTCCTTGGTGATGTTGACATCCATGTCATCGGAGCGTGAGTTCTCGCCGACGATCATGCCTTCGTAGACCTCGGAAGTGGGCTGCACGAAGAAGTTCATGCGTTCCTGGAGTTTGATCATCGCGAACGGGGTGACAACGCCAGTGCGGTCAGCCACGATCGAACCGTTGTTGCGGTATTCGATCGGACCGTGCCACGGCTCGTAGCCCTCGGCCAGAGAGGAAGCGATACCGGCACCGCGGGTGTCGGTCATGAAGCGGGTACGGAACCCGATCAGGCCACGTGCCGGCACAATGAACTCCATGCGGCACCAGCCGGTACCGTGGTTGGCCATGTTAACCATACGGCCCTTACGAGCTGCCATGAGCTGGGTGACGCCACCCAGGTACTCTTCGGGTACGTCGATGGTCATGTGGTCCATCGGCTCGTGGGTCTTGCCGTCGACCTGAATGGTCACAACCTGCGGCTTGCCAACTGTCAGCTCGAAGCCTTCGCGACGCATCTGCTCAACGAGGATGGCCAGAGCCAATTCGCCACGGCCCTGAACTTCCCAAGCGTCGGGACGCGCGGTCGGGAGAACCTTCAAGGAAACGTTACCGATGAGCTCCCGGTCAAGGCGGTCCTTGACCTGGCGAGCGGTGACCTTGGCGCCCTTCACGCGGCCGGCCAGCGGGGAGGTGTTGATACCGATGGTCATGGAGATTGCGGGCGGGTCAACTGTGATCAGCGGCAGCGGCTGCGGGTTGTCAATGTCGGTCAGGGTCTCACCAATGGTGATGTCCTCGATACCAGCAACAGCAACGATTTCACCGGGGCCGGCAGATTCGGCCGGTACACGGGTCAGTGCCTGGGTTGCCAGCAGTTCGGTGATCTTGACGGGCTTGATGGTGCCATCGGCACGGGCCCAGGCAACGGTCTGGCCCTTGCGCAGGGTGCCGTTGAAGATACGCAGCAGAGCCAAGCGGCCCAGGAACGGGGAAGCGTCAAGGTTGGTGACGTGCGCCTGCAGGACACCCTCCGGGTTGTACTTCGGAGCCGGAATGTGCTCGATGATGGTCTTGAACAGCGGCTCAAGGTCCTCGTTGTCCGGAGCGGCACCGTTTTCGGGCTGCGTCAAGGAGGCGCGGCCCAGCTTGCCGGATGCGTAAACAACCGGAACGTTCAGAACGGCGTCGAGGTCCAGGTCAGGAACTTCATCAACCATGTCAGAGGCGAGGCCCAGGAGCAGGTCCATGGACTCGGCAACAACCTCGTCGATGCGAGCATCGGGGCGGTCGGTCTTGTTCACGAGGAGGATGACGGGGAGCTTTGCGGCCAGTGCCTTACGCAGCACAAAGCGGGTCTGCGGCAGCGGGCCCTCGGAAGCGTCAACCAGCAGAACAACGCCGTCAACCATGGACAGTCCACGCTCAACTTCGCCACCGAAGTCGGCGTGGCCAGNGGTGTCAATGACGTTGATGGTCATGATCTCACCGTTGGCGGACGGGCCGTTATAGGCAACCGTAGTGTTCTTGGCCAAGATGGTGATGCCCTNTTCACGCTCCAAGTCACCGGAGTCCATGACGCGCTCAGCAACATTGCCGTGTTCGGCGAATGAGTGCGTTTGCTTGAGCATGGCATCGACCAGTGTGGTCTTGCCATGGTCAACGTGCGCCACAATGGCGACGTTGCGCAGGTCATTGCGCGAGGCTGTGTTGAGAGAAAGATCGCTCATGGATGAAGACTCGTTTCAGTTGGGCCCGGCTGCAGGCCCGGAAGGGCTAAAGCAGAAAGTCACATTGATAAATGGCCGTGAAGAATCGGCAGATAACACCATTCTAGTCGCACTGAGAAATACGGCCTAGTCACTGTATCCCATGACAGGTACTTTTTGCCAGTAACATCACATTTTCGTAGTCCACGAACACTCAAGCAGCGTTTTTCGCCCAAAAGTACCACGGAGGCAGTTGAGTTTCGTGATGAAACTCACCTGCCACTGTGGTGCTTGAACAGCTCAATCTGGTTCAGGAACCGCTACTGAACACCTGCGCGACGCTTTCCCCAGGAGTTTGCGAGGCGTCAATGAAGGAAAGCGTCAGTTGGCCGTCCTGCTGCACGGGAGGGGCCGCCAGCTGCCGTGTCCCATCAGCATTGACCTTCACATTGGCAACGGTGGCGTCTTGGCCAAGGCGATGGTGGCGCACAGTGATCAGCCCACCGTCCATGCGTTGGGCATCCGCCACGGCACTGTTGACGTTCTGTTCAATGAAGGATAGGACGTCCAGGTCAGCGCGCAACGGTACACACAAATACTGGCTGAGGGNGCGAGCAAAGATGGCGGCCTTGCCGTGCGGGGAGTCAACCACATAGATGGGCAGGGATGAACTGGCACCAAAACGGGTCAGCTCAAACCATTGGGTGGCCGCGGACACGATGGCTGAGAGCACAAGTGCGCCTCCGAGCAAATTGATGCTGCCGCCGTCGGCTTCGGCCATGTCGCGAACGTGAAGCGTGGTCAGCCCTGCACGGACAAGGTCACTGTCCTGGGGTAAGTCAGCCAAGACTAGGACCCGCCTGCTCAGCTCTGCACCCGGTCCCGGATTAAAGGAGAGCAGTGCAAGGACTTCATGGCTGGTGATGCGCAGGGCGCTTTCAGGGATTGCTTCGGCGGTCATGGATTCCTCCCAATAGTTTTCGCGCGAGTGGTCCGAGAGTTCCGGATAGTTATTTGACGTATGACCACTGTGTGACACTGTGCCAGGGGCCAATATCCAGTGGGGAATACTCCACTCCTGAGACATGCTTGCCGGTTGCGCTCAGCGCGGTGCGCTGGAACAGTGGCAGCCCGTACGCGGCTTCAACCACGAGTTGATCGAGCTGCATCTTCAACGCATTTTGCTTGGCGTCATNCAAATTCCCCGCAAGTTGCTCCGTGAGTTGGTCAACCACTGAGTTGGAGAAGTTATTGAAGTTCGAAACCGCCCCTGTCTTGAATATCTGGGGCACCTGGACTGATCCGGTGGGGTTGCTGGTCCAGCCGTACAAGGCAACATCAAAGGCGCTGCCTTTCAGCGCCCCAATCCAATCCTGGGAATTGCGGCCTGCATCTGTAACGATGAAGCCTGCTTGGGCAGCTGATGAGGCAATCAAGGAATATTCCTTCACCCTCTCGGGATCATCATTGTTGTACAGGATCCGCACAGTGGGCGTGGCGCCTTTAAGCAGTTCCCTGGCTCTGTCCACGCCGGCCTTGTCAGCGGGCATGGCCGTCTCCGCGGGTTTGGCTGTGTCCGTTTCGGTGGCTCTTGCTGTTGCTGTTGCTGTTGCCACTACTTCCGGGAGTGTCGCTGGGAAATCTGCTGTGCCATTGCTGCGCACCGATTCCTTGTACGGAACTTCTACCGGGCGGAACATGAACGAGTTCAGCACCCCAGCGTCGGGGTCGAGAGGCTTGGCCACCTGATCAACGATCTCTTGCCTCGGCACTGTATGCAAGAAGGCTGCTCGCAAATCTGGCGGCGAGAGGACCCCTTTGAAATTGAGTACCACCTGGTCAAAGCCCAGCCNCTGGCCCTGCTGGACTTGTACTCCTGCGGACTTCAAGTCCGTTAACGTGCTGAGCCGTTCCGGTGTCACCGGAGGAGAAATAACATCTGCTGTCTCCGCCTGCAGGTCAGCGATTTGCTTCTGAGGATCGCTCTCATAGTGCACAGTCAACGTGTCAAGCTTGGGCTTCTCTCCCCANNCATAGTCCGCGTTGCGTGTCAGGACGAGTTCCTTCTCGGCCGTGATGGCTTTGACCAGGTACGGGCCGTTGGATAGGGCAAGGGAGGGATCCGGCATGGACTTTGAGTCAAAGCCGGTGTTCCNAAAGTCGGCCACCTTGCGCAAGGTGGGATTGGCAGGGATGGGCTTTGACGGATCACCCTTAGAAATCCCTTGCAGGAGTGTTGTCAGTGCTTTGGCGTCCACAAGCCCTGAACGGGCGGCCACAATGTGCGCCGGAACGCTGACGGTGGAGCCAAGTGCAGTTTCCCAGTCCGAGAAAGCGGTGGTGTATGTCAACGTCAATGAGGTGCGGTCATCGCTGATGACAGGCATTGCAGTCTGTGCCAGACCGCTGATGTCCCCTGCCATATGAAAATAAGCTGTCCCCGAGGTGACCGTGAAACTCTTATCCAAGGTTGCGTCATCGAAATATCCTGATGCGGCTGCCCACTGCAGGAACAAGTCATCGGCGCTCACAGGGGCACCATCGGACCATTGAACACCACTGTTGAGAGTGTATTTAATAGTAAGCGGCTGGTCCTTGACCTTCTCGTACTTGCCAAACTGATCATTCTTGACGATCTTCAGATCGCTGTCCACGGAGTTGAATCCGGAGTGCGTGGCTGAGTCTATTCGGCTGTTGGTCCGCGTCTGGCCCGTAACGCTTTCAGCGTTGAACGAGGTGAAAGNGGCACTCTCCAGAACGGTGACATTCCCGCCGTCGGCAGCTGTTGGTGATGCTGTGGATTCGTTGGGCGCCGNGGGTGTTGCCGTACAGGCTGCCATCGACAACGCCAATGCCACGGCCGCAGCCACTATTTTAGAAATGCGTACAGACCGCATTCCACCTCCAGGTTCTTCGCTTCACTATGGTCCTCCGGGAAGCCAATGGCGTTACGCCAGTCCAGGACTAATCCTGCTTGCAAGAGTACCGCAGCGTTCTTGCTGCCGCAGGTTATGCCCAAGCAGGAAGGGCTGCACAGCAGCACCAAGAGTACTCAAACCACCCAGCGCCATGTCCCCGACGGCGCTCAAGGCCAGACCAACGGTTGTTGTGGAAACTATTCCGGCCGTTCCCGACACTCCCGTCCTATCCGGCATGGGAAGATCCGCAGCCGTGACAGTCGGAGATAAACCCTTGCAGCACTAACATCTCTACCCACGCCTGTGTCCCGACGAAGCGTGGAAAACACCCGGCAAAGGCAAGGCCAACACTGAGCGTTCCCCGCCACTTGGAACCTCCGTGGCTGGCTCGCCGGGGCACGTTAGCGCGCAGAAAGTTCGCTATCAAACGAAGCCACTGCCTCCGAGCAAAACCAATACCGTTTGCACGGGCAGGTGATCTGATGCCCAGCTTCTCTCCGAAAGGCCCGGCTGCGGGCAGCCAAATGGGGTTTACGAGGCAAGCCCTGCCAAACATCGAGGAAGTTACACGCTGTCATCTTCGACGCGGATGACCACCAAGACTAAGGGACCGAGACTAAGGTGGGGCAGGATTCGAGGATATGCGCCCATTGTCAGCCCGCATATCTGCTCCGCTCACATTAGTCTCTTCGAGATTCTCTTCGAAGGCTGCCGTGCTAGCCCGCACCGAACGTGCTGACCGGCCGTCTGCCACTCATCGACGCGTATTTCGTGGTCCATGGAAAATCTCGTCAACAATGCCTCACCCACTTCCTTTAGAGGATTTTAGAGTGTGAACCATGGACGCCAATACTCCTCACGTGGTCCCCGTAGACAGCTTTGCCCAGCGCTCTCTCCTACGCAGAGCCATGCTCAGTGACCTATGCGGCCACGCGCAAGCAGAAGGCCAAACATGCTCAGGATGGAAATAAGTACATGGCGCTGTCATTCTTTTATGGTGAAAGCCCCAAGGACCTTGCTGACTCCACTCTTCCTCTGCAGCACTTAGACCTTCCGGATTCGTCAGCATCATTGAGACATTATTCAGAAGAGCCCAATTAGTATTGTGCAATGAGTAAGTTTGCACCTCGGGCAATCGCCCTAGGCGAATGTATGAAATTTGGGATTGGTGGAAGTAGAAAGTGAATCCCTGCTGGATTGTTGGACGGTCTTGGGAATGAATTCCTTTCAGGCAATACGACACGCCCCACCNCTGGGTAGTGCTGCTGTTCTGCGACAACGGTGGAGTGATGTGACTTTCTTGCATTGGAAGGTAAAGCCAAGTCTCGTGGAGCCCTATATGCCCGAAGGTTGCGCTCCAGACATCATCGACGGCAGCACCTGGGTGGGACTCATTGGGTTCCAAATGTCCCAGAGCTCGTTCTTTGGCAGCCCCAGTATTCCGTGGCTGGGTAACTTTCCGGAAGTCAACGTACGGCTGTATTCGATTGATGAAAACGGCCATCGAGGAGTTGTGTTCCTCAGCCTTGAAGCCTCACATTTGATCCCAGTACTCATAGCGCGTGCTGTATTTGGCTTGAAATACCAGTGGGCAGCGATGAAGTTGGTCCAACGCGATGGACAGGTTGCCTACCTCAGTAAACGCCACGGCCAACCCGCAGCCGCCTCGCACATGATCGTGCGCCCAAATCTCGATGCAGCGATCGTTGAAGATCCAATCGCCACTTTTCTCACGGCACGCTGNGGGTTTCACGAAAGCCACTTCGGTCAGACTATTTATTGCCGTAATCATCACGAACCCTGGCCGCTGGTACCTGCTGAAGTGGTATATCTCAATGACGGGCTACTGGCTGCTGCCGGCTTTCCTGGGCTGGCTGATCGAGCCCCGGACTCTGTGTTGTACGCCGCTGAAGTCACGACTGTCTTCGCGGCCCCACAGAGACGTAATCGCCTCAGATAACTAGAGGTACCAGCCGCGTGTGAGTTCCAGAGTCCCAGCTTGGGGCCTAGGGCACCAATCGGTACCAAAAGCGCCAGCAAGCGGCCTACGGCGCCAGGTAATCCGCCACATCCCGGGCAGCTTGGTCGCCGGAGTTCAGGGCACCTTGGATAGAGCCCGTGTCCCGATGGTCCCCGGTGACTAGAANTTCCCCGCTTGTCCAGCGGGNGCTAAGGTTCCTTAACGGCGGCGGCTGCGCTGGGAGTGCATGGGGCACCACGTGGTGGGCAAGCACCTCCCAGTCTTGAGTTGATCTCTGGTACAGGCGCGCAAGGTCACGACGCACATCGGCTTCGTCTGCAAGGCCGTCTGGGCGATCCAACAACGTAGTGGCTTCAACCAGATGTTCTCCCGCAGGGGCGTATGACGGCGCAGCTTCAGAGACCACGGCAGTGTGCCAGATTGGTCCTGCAGGTCCGCCACCTGGCCGGGAGGCGTCCAGTATGAGGAACGGCCCTCCTTGCGGTTTATCCGGGGCCCGGAACCACCACGTGGTCAGCCCGTGAGTGACTGGTGTGGAGAGGTTGGTCAAATTGGCAACATTTTCGCAGCCTACGGCTACCACTGCCACCCGTGCGCGAATAATTCCACTGTCCGTAGTGACTTGGACACCACCGGATGTTTCCTTCCATTCCAAGGATGCGGTTCCCAGCCGCACGGGTTCGTTGAGCCACGCGGCCAGCTGTTCCGGCAGGGCCTGCATACCGCTGAACGGCAGCCCTGGTGCTCCAAGAGCAAAGAAACGCATCAGTACACGCGCAAAGTTCGCGGAACTTCCGCCGGAGCTGTCGGCCAGAACACCCGCCAAAANAGTATCAAGCACGTCGTGTCGCAGCCTGCCAGTGACCCNCGCCGCCGCCAGGGAATCCCTCAGGGTCTGATCATCTGCTGCACCGAAGGCCGTTGAGGGGCGCATCAAAATGGAACNCAACCAGCGCGCAAGCGCAAAGCTCCGACCCGGAGGTGANNGCTCGCTGCCCAGGGTGGCCAGGGCATGACGCGGATGGAGGATCGGATGAGCAAGAGTGGTGGTCCTTGTGCCTGAACGCACCACTACGCCAACACCGAACTTCTGCAGTCCAAGCGAGGGCACGTCAATCCATGNGCGAACCGCTGGATACGCCGGATTCAGTAACTGAAAACCTCGATCGCACAAGAAACCATTAACATTTTCGGTCCGCACACGGCCGCCAACGGTGTCTTGGGATTCAATGACGATGACACTGCTGCCGTTGCGTTGCGCACGGCGAGCGCATTGCAACCCTACCAGGCCTGCTCCGACAACGATGACGTCGGCGTCCATGGGGCTCCATTC from Arthrobacter polaris encodes:
- a CDS encoding ABC transporter permease is translated as MVMFTLRRFLQLIPVXFGATLLVYFLVFATPGDPIAALSGGKPMAPAVEAALRAQYNLDQPFWIQYGLYLKNLVTLNLGQTFSGQEVAAVIGRAYPVTARLAIMALAFESIFGICFGVIAGLRKGKLFDSTVLVASLVVIAVPTFVLGFVLQLVVGVQLGWAKPTVSGSAPWSELVLPALVLGLVSLAYVIRLTRASISENMNADYVRTATAXGLSRRRVVLVHILRNSLIPVVTFLGADLGALMGGAIVTEGIFNVPGVGNLLYKAILNGXDPTVVAVVGILVIVFVVANLVVDLLYAWLDPRIRYV
- a CDS encoding ABC transporter substrate-binding protein, whose protein sequence is MRFTRTSKALGVVAIMAMALTACSGTTEGGSTGGDTSKVVTANSTEPQNGLLPANTNEVGGGRVMDLIFTGLVSYDVKGAIQNELADSIKTTDSQNYTIKIKSGETFSDGSPITAQNFVDAWNFGAAAKNAQLNSYFFESIKGYDAVSAENSTLVKMDGLKVVDDQTFTVELAAPESDFPLRLGYTAFYPLPEAAYKDPAAFGQDPVGNGPYKLASGGWEHNVAVKLVVNEKYNGPRKAKNGGVTFKLYNSTDAAYTDVQSDNLDVLDQVPPSGLQNFKTDFKDRFVNQAYAGNATMTIPSYLPEFQGEAGQMRRAAISMAIDRQQIIDKIFYGNKQTAADFTSPVLDGYDANLPGSDVLKFDAAKAKDLWTKADAISPWPAGKVFTITSNIDGAGNKEYITAMANQIATNLGIKAELNPIATFKEMRDLVNKKKLTGASRAGWQADYPSLYNFLGPLYGTGAGSNDGDYSNPAFXDAKLKEGLSAKTVEDGNKIFNNAQEILLKDLPVVPLWYQAVQGVWSNNVNTVQFGWNGVPLYYDITAK
- a CDS encoding ABC transporter permease, which produces MSENLTPNTETSQAAIPPARQGKVSSRVIEHYVAPLEETXXAAVDNVDVTAAPLSLWAEAWRNLRRQPLFIISVLLILLVLVVAIFPQLFTSVNPTSCDLANSAEGARAGHXLGFTLQGCDVYSRVIYGTXASLEVGVFTTFGVLVIGGVMGALAGYYGGWIDVILARLGDIFFALPLILGSIVMMQLPAFRENRSVWTVVLVLVIFGWPQIARITRGAVIENRNADFVMAAKALGLSXFKALMRHVLPNSLAPIIVVASISLGTFIVAEATLSFLGIGLPFSVMSWGNDIASAQPQVRNNPSVLLWPALALSITVLSFIMLGDALRDALDPKARKR
- a CDS encoding ABC transporter substrate-binding protein — protein: MRSVRISKIVAAAVALALSMAACTATPXAPNESTASPTAADGGNVTVLESAXFTSFNAESVTGQTRTNSRIDSATHSGFNSVDSDLKIVKNDQFGKYEKVKDQPLTIKYTLNSGVQWSDGAPVSADDLFLQWAAASGYFDDATLDKSFTVTSGTAYFHMAGDISGLAQTAMPVISDDRTSLTLTYTTAFSDWETALGSTVSVPAHIVAARSGLVDAKALTTLLQGISKGDPSKPIPANPTLRKVADFXNTGFDSKSMPDPSLALSNGPYLVKAITAEKELVLTRNADYXWGEKPKLDTLTVHYESDPQKQIADLQAETADVISPPVTPERLSTLTDLKSAGVQVQQGQXLGFDQVVLNFKGVLSPPDLRAAFLHTVPRQEIVDQVAKPLDPDAGVLNSFMFRPVEVPYKESVRSNGTADFPATLPEVVATATATARATETDTAKPAETAMPADKAGVDRARELLKGATPTVRILYNNDDPERVKEYSLIASSAAQAGFIVTDAGRNSQDWIGALKGSAFDVALYGWTSNPTGSVQVPQIFKTGAVSNFNNFSNSVVDQLTEQLAGNLXDAKQNALKMQLDQLVVEAAYGLPLFQRTALSATGKHVSGVEYSPLDIGPWHSVTQWSYVK
- a CDS encoding ABC transporter ATP-binding protein, whose product is MSNYEKGMSVNNPAKTXDDIPLLEIKDLAITFDTQNGLVYAVRNAHLTIMPGETVAIVGESGSGKSTTALAAIGLXPSNGRVSGGQIIFDGEDIAHASEKRIVELRGNSIGMVXQDPMSNLNPVWKIGFQVKETLKANGLAGANHKERVAEVLSEAGLPDAAVRAKQYPHEFSGGMRQRALIAIGLACRPRLLIADEPTSALDVTVQRQILDHLDRMTTELGTAVLLITHDLGLAAERAEKLVVMYKGQVVESGPALEILRNPQHPYTKRLINAAPSLSSRRLQSQKAKDVLTAAELDAPSGAGHTPSDVPAAVRSPATTKAVEPGRAQAGETILEIKNLTKVFXLRGALGKSSDFKAVDDVSFSVPRGTTMAIVXESGSGKSTVAQMALSLLAPTEGSILFDGVEVNALKGKALFDFRRRVQPIFQDPYGSLDPMFNIYRTIEEPLKIHKIGNTKSREKKVRELLDQVSMPAATMHRFPNELSGXQRQRIAIARALALNPDVIICDEAVSALDVLVQAQVLNLFNDLQEELGLTYLXITHDLAVVRQIADHVTVMQNGRVVEASSTDEVFNNPKQRYTQDLLSAIPGATLLV